A single genomic interval of halophilic archaeon DL31 harbors:
- a CDS encoding hypothetical protein (KEGG: hje:HacjB3_18968 hypothetical protein) has product MKNINIEVDEEQYESLKETKKRHGLTWRGMLLHAQRELDSGPATE; this is encoded by the coding sequence GTGAAGAACATCAACATCGAGGTGGACGAGGAACAGTACGAGAGTCTGAAAGAGACGAAGAAGCGTCACGGCCTGACGTGGCGCGGGATGTTACTCCACGCTCAACGGGAGTTGGATTCCGGCCCGGCCACCGAGTAG
- a CDS encoding Cupin 2 conserved barrel domain protein (PFAM: Cupin 2, conserved barrel~KEGG: htu:Htur_2127 cupin 2 conserved barrel domain protein): MNQLPDIHPDAGELQTEELVVDDAVLVKAFYLGPGAELDSHDHPDSVNVFHVLRGTVTVIQDGEEEAIEAPGVIHHERGVEHGARNDTDEGVVFTASLCPLP; the protein is encoded by the coding sequence GTGAACCAACTACCTGACATCCATCCCGACGCGGGTGAACTGCAGACTGAAGAGCTGGTCGTCGACGACGCCGTACTCGTCAAGGCGTTCTACCTGGGCCCGGGCGCCGAACTTGACAGCCACGACCACCCCGACAGCGTCAACGTGTTTCACGTGCTCCGGGGCACCGTCACCGTGATTCAGGACGGCGAGGAGGAAGCTATCGAGGCGCCGGGGGTCATCCACCACGAGCGCGGCGTCGAACACGGTGCCCGCAACGACACCGACGAGGGTGTCGTCTTCACCGCCAGCCTCTGCCCGCTGCCCTGA
- a CDS encoding hypothetical protein (KEGG: hla:Hlac_0060 hypothetical protein): MNATKLLTALMAMLVVSAGAGAVSAASIDAETTTVDASYEDGTVVLTVDDNGTAVENVSVVANNMSAETDANGTVTFDTNATELDVEFTKDNTTFERSYVIDGDTISEADNEEVEEDESALAANVTYDNGTVDVEVTKNGSAVENVSVTANDEAKGVTDANGSLTFETNETNETEELELEFEKGEMELEQSYTIEDGSLVMAEDEDEEDDKELSANENASDRAHSVLAVIQQFLSSGGEGNLGQQIQDALGDDRGNSENAKQNGNEAGANGNADKADNKGNGNADKADKANNGKQNDKADKKGNQGNGNADDADDDEEDEEDEEEEEVEDDETESDE, from the coding sequence ATGAACGCCACCAAACTGCTGACTGCCCTGATGGCGATGCTCGTGGTCTCCGCTGGTGCGGGGGCCGTGAGTGCAGCCAGCATCGACGCAGAAACGACGACTGTGGACGCGAGCTACGAGGATGGTACAGTGGTCCTAACGGTCGACGACAACGGCACGGCCGTTGAGAACGTCTCCGTGGTCGCTAACAACATGTCCGCCGAAACTGACGCCAACGGCACGGTCACGTTCGACACGAACGCGACCGAACTCGACGTGGAGTTCACGAAGGACAACACCACGTTCGAGCGCTCGTACGTTATTGATGGCGACACGATTTCCGAGGCCGACAACGAGGAAGTCGAAGAGGACGAGTCCGCGCTCGCCGCGAACGTTACCTACGACAACGGCACTGTCGACGTTGAGGTAACCAAGAACGGCAGCGCAGTCGAGAACGTCTCCGTCACGGCCAACGATGAGGCGAAGGGAGTGACCGACGCAAACGGCTCGCTGACGTTCGAGACCAACGAGACCAACGAGACCGAAGAGCTCGAACTCGAGTTCGAGAAGGGCGAGATGGAGCTCGAACAGAGCTACACCATCGAGGACGGCTCGCTGGTGATGGCAGAGGACGAGGATGAGGAGGACGACAAGGAACTGAGCGCCAACGAGAACGCCTCCGACCGCGCACACAGCGTGCTCGCGGTCATCCAGCAGTTCCTCAGCAGTGGTGGCGAGGGGAACCTCGGCCAGCAGATCCAGGACGCACTCGGTGACGACCGCGGCAACTCCGAGAACGCCAAACAAAACGGCAACGAGGCGGGCGCGAACGGGAATGCGGACAAAGCCGACAACAAGGGCAACGGCAACGCGGACAAGGCTGACAAGGCCAACAACGGCAAGCAGAACGACAAGGCCGACAAGAAAGGGAACCAGGGGAACGGCAACGCTGACGACGCTGACGACGACGAAGAGGACGAAGAGGACGAAGAGGAAGAAGAAGTGGAAGACGACGAGACCGAGTCCGACGAGTAA
- a CDS encoding CTP/GMP synthase operon protein (KEGG: hla:Hlac_2592 CTP/GMP synthase operon protein): MKAIVAGSDAEGIGEALEVEGVTVVRVESPVFAEELETAGITEAEIFVLTDPEEGISIPLAKEANPELTAVCYGEGTLPESVKGMVDLVIDPALLSATAVAEELVAAA; the protein is encoded by the coding sequence ATGAAGGCGATTGTTGCAGGCTCCGACGCTGAAGGAATTGGCGAGGCCCTGGAAGTCGAGGGCGTGACTGTCGTGCGTGTCGAAAGCCCTGTCTTCGCCGAGGAACTGGAGACTGCGGGGATCACCGAGGCGGAGATTTTCGTCCTCACCGACCCCGAGGAAGGAATCTCTATCCCGCTCGCGAAGGAGGCAAACCCAGAACTCACCGCCGTCTGCTACGGCGAGGGCACGCTGCCCGAATCCGTGAAGGGGATGGTCGACCTCGTGATCGACCCAGCCCTGCTATCGGCTACTGCCGTCGCCGAAGAACTGGTCGCGGCGGCGTAA
- a CDS encoding GMP synthase (glutamine-hydrolyzing) subunit B (PFAM: GMP synthase, C-terminal; tRNA methyl transferase-like~TIGRFAM: GMP synthase, C-terminal~HAMAP: GMP synthase [glutamine-hydrolyzing] subunit B~KEGG: hvo:HVO_2625 GMP synthase (glutamine-hydrolyzing) subunit B): MVEPETFIEEAIEEIREQVGDEKAVIALSGGVDSSVAAALAYEAIGDRLIPVYVDTGLMRKGETESIRETFAFMESLRVVEAQDRFFAELEGVTDPEEKRHVIGEQFIREFEREAKEAGADYLVQGTIYPDRIESEGNIKSHHNVGGLPDVVDFEGIVEPVRDLYKDEVREVARALDLEDVVAERMPFPGPGLAVRIVGEVTPETAEVARVACHVVEEETEKHDPWQAFGAVLGKATGVKGDNRVHGWVVAVRSVESRDGMTARAQELPWETLQRIQSRITGENDNVARVVYDVTHKPPATIEYE; this comes from the coding sequence ATGGTCGAGCCCGAGACGTTCATCGAGGAGGCAATCGAGGAGATTCGAGAACAGGTCGGCGACGAGAAGGCCGTCATCGCCCTCTCGGGCGGTGTCGACTCATCCGTGGCCGCTGCGCTGGCCTACGAGGCCATCGGCGACCGCCTCATCCCGGTCTACGTCGACACCGGGCTGATGCGGAAAGGCGAGACCGAGAGCATCCGCGAGACGTTCGCATTCATGGAGTCGCTCCGGGTCGTCGAGGCCCAGGACCGCTTCTTCGCGGAACTCGAGGGCGTCACTGACCCCGAGGAGAAGCGCCATGTCATCGGCGAGCAGTTCATCCGCGAGTTCGAGCGCGAGGCCAAGGAGGCCGGCGCGGACTACCTCGTCCAGGGGACTATCTACCCCGACCGCATCGAGAGCGAGGGGAACATCAAATCCCACCACAACGTCGGAGGGCTGCCGGATGTCGTCGACTTTGAGGGCATCGTCGAGCCGGTTCGGGACCTCTACAAGGACGAAGTGCGCGAGGTCGCTCGCGCGCTCGACCTGGAGGATGTCGTGGCCGAGCGGATGCCGTTCCCCGGCCCGGGGCTGGCGGTTCGCATCGTCGGCGAAGTCACGCCGGAGACGGCCGAGGTGGCCCGTGTGGCGTGTCACGTCGTGGAGGAGGAGACTGAGAAGCACGACCCGTGGCAGGCCTTCGGCGCTGTGCTGGGGAAGGCGACGGGCGTGAAAGGCGACAACCGTGTTCACGGCTGGGTCGTCGCCGTGCGCTCCGTAGAGTCGCGTGACGGGATGACCGCGCGTGCCCAGGAACTACCGTGGGAGACGCTTCAGCGCATCCAGAGCCGCATCACCGGGGAGAACGACAACGTCGCCCGTGTCGTCTACGACGTGACCCACAAACCACCTGCGACCATTGAGTACGAATGA
- a CDS encoding CTP synthase (PFAM: CTP synthase, N-terminal; Glutamine amidotransferase class-I, C-terminal~TIGRFAM: CTP synthase~HAMAP: CTP synthase~KEGG: hla:Hlac_2594 CTP synthetase), translating into MPTDPQQYDPDLGRKFVFVTGGVMSGLGKGITAASTGRLLSNAGFDVTAVKIDPYLNVDAGTMNPYQHGEVYVLKDGGEVDLDLGNYERFLGVDMTSDHNVTTGKVYKNVIERERAGDYLGNTVQVIPHITDDIKRRIREAAEGSDVCLIEIGGTVGDIEGMPYLEALRQFAHEEDDADILFTHVTLVPYSKNGEQKTKPTQHSVKELRSIGLQPDILVGRSEDKLDPETREKIALFCDVPKNAVFSNPDVEDIYHVPLMVESEGLDEYVMDRLNLTEEALPPEERSTEWRDLVTRERTESVDIALVGKYDLEDAYMSVHEALKHAGIELGVEVNVNWVDADEMADHHTERLEEADGVVVPGGFGSRGTEGKVEAIRYAREHDVPFLGLCLGFQMAVVEHARNILGLEGANSAEIDGDTPYPVIDLLPEQYETEEMGATMRLGTHDTDIDAGTLAAEVYGDTSCTERHRHRYEVNPEYIPKLEADGLTFSGYAGNRMEIVERKDHPYFIGTQFHPEFRSRPDRASPPFVGLVDAVLDLQETDEDETEVSA; encoded by the coding sequence ATGCCGACGGACCCACAACAGTACGACCCCGACCTCGGTCGGAAGTTCGTGTTCGTCACCGGCGGCGTGATGTCTGGCCTCGGGAAAGGCATCACTGCCGCGAGTACGGGACGACTTCTCTCGAACGCCGGTTTCGACGTGACGGCTGTCAAAATCGACCCCTACCTCAACGTCGACGCTGGGACGATGAACCCCTACCAGCACGGCGAGGTGTACGTGCTGAAAGACGGCGGCGAGGTGGACCTCGACCTCGGGAACTACGAGCGGTTCCTGGGCGTGGATATGACCTCCGACCACAACGTCACCACGGGGAAGGTGTACAAGAACGTCATCGAGCGCGAACGCGCCGGCGATTACCTCGGGAACACCGTCCAGGTCATCCCCCACATCACTGACGACATCAAGCGGCGCATCCGCGAGGCCGCCGAGGGCTCGGACGTCTGTCTCATCGAGATTGGCGGCACTGTCGGGGACATCGAGGGGATGCCCTACCTCGAAGCCCTCCGGCAGTTCGCCCACGAAGAAGACGACGCGGATATCCTCTTCACTCACGTCACGCTCGTCCCCTACTCCAAGAACGGCGAGCAGAAAACCAAACCCACCCAGCACTCCGTGAAGGAGCTCCGGAGCATTGGCCTGCAGCCTGACATCCTCGTCGGGCGCTCGGAGGACAAACTCGACCCCGAAACCCGCGAGAAGATCGCACTGTTCTGTGACGTTCCCAAGAATGCCGTCTTCTCCAACCCCGACGTGGAGGATATCTACCACGTCCCGCTGATGGTCGAGTCCGAAGGGCTCGACGAGTACGTGATGGACCGCTTGAACCTGACTGAGGAGGCCTTGCCTCCGGAAGAACGCTCGACGGAGTGGCGCGACCTCGTCACACGCGAGCGTACCGAGAGCGTCGATATCGCGCTCGTGGGCAAGTACGATCTCGAGGACGCTTACATGTCCGTCCACGAGGCGCTGAAACACGCCGGCATCGAACTCGGCGTCGAGGTCAACGTGAACTGGGTGGACGCCGACGAGATGGCCGACCACCACACCGAGCGACTGGAAGAGGCCGACGGCGTCGTCGTCCCCGGCGGCTTCGGCTCCCGCGGGACCGAAGGGAAAGTCGAGGCGATTCGCTACGCGCGCGAACACGACGTGCCGTTCTTGGGGCTCTGTCTCGGGTTCCAGATGGCTGTCGTCGAGCACGCCCGCAACATCCTCGGCCTCGAGGGCGCCAACAGCGCCGAAATCGACGGCGACACTCCCTACCCGGTCATCGACCTGCTCCCTGAGCAGTACGAGACCGAAGAGATGGGCGCCACGATGCGGCTGGGCACCCACGACACCGATATCGACGCCGGCACGCTCGCCGCCGAGGTGTACGGCGACACCAGCTGCACCGAGCGTCACCGGCACCGCTACGAGGTCAACCCCGAGTACATTCCCAAACTCGAAGCCGACGGCCTGACGTTCTCGGGCTACGCAGGCAACCGTATGGAGATCGTCGAACGCAAGGACCACCCGTACTTCATTGGGACACAGTTCCACCCTGAGTTCCGTTCCCGCCCCGACCGTGCCAGCCCGCCGTTCGTGGGCCTGGTCGACGCGGTACTTGACCTGCAAGAGACCGACGAGGACGAGACGGAGGTGAGCGCCTGA
- a CDS encoding menaquinol--cytochrome-c reductase (KEGG: hwa:HQ3198A menaquinol--cytochrome-c reductase): MSADEDKYPAESGRRRFVKGVVGGSALAAVGAAGSAGINSATASPGSGGGTTQAMAIENTAGPAPRGMPQIPIEIDDNGDLKGVWPEVEEIEQGGRTIEVARTQMGGMEYSSEWFQYCGVESYEGIVPSYDSDNYFVSGEEPAYDWQAEAVSGGEPLNISMFEDYEEWGNGIGQSRLGKPATGTWRSQDTDNVIPIQVVRSPIIEEIANGNTDAPQPIVDWVNASTDQGFIAWLNKCTHFCCVPGYKQEESSAKFNAENSVYCACHQSVYDPYSIVQTLFVARPRPD; the protein is encoded by the coding sequence ATGAGCGCAGACGAGGATAAGTACCCGGCAGAGTCCGGGCGTCGGCGGTTCGTCAAGGGCGTCGTCGGCGGCTCGGCGCTGGCGGCCGTCGGTGCCGCCGGTTCAGCGGGAATCAACTCGGCGACCGCCTCGCCAGGGTCCGGCGGTGGAACGACCCAGGCAATGGCCATCGAGAACACCGCCGGTCCCGCACCCCGCGGCATGCCTCAGATCCCCATCGAGATCGACGACAACGGGGACCTGAAGGGTGTGTGGCCGGAGGTCGAGGAAATCGAACAGGGCGGCCGAACTATCGAAGTCGCTCGCACTCAGATGGGCGGCATGGAGTACTCCTCGGAGTGGTTCCAGTACTGCGGTGTCGAGTCCTACGAGGGAATCGTCCCCAGCTATGACTCGGACAACTACTTCGTCTCTGGAGAGGAGCCAGCCTACGACTGGCAGGCTGAGGCGGTGAGCGGCGGCGAGCCGCTCAACATCAGCATGTTCGAGGATTACGAGGAGTGGGGCAACGGCATCGGGCAGTCCAGGCTCGGCAAGCCCGCGACCGGCACCTGGCGCTCCCAGGATACGGACAACGTCATTCCCATCCAGGTGGTCCGCAGTCCCATCATCGAGGAAATCGCCAACGGCAACACCGACGCACCCCAGCCCATCGTCGACTGGGTGAACGCGAGTACCGACCAGGGGTTCATCGCGTGGCTCAACAAGTGTACCCACTTCTGCTGTGTCCCGGGGTACAAACAGGAGGAGTCATCCGCGAAGTTCAACGCCGAAAACTCGGTCTACTGTGCGTGTCACCAGTCGGTCTATGACCCGTACAGCATCGTTCAAACCCTGTTCGTCGCCCGCCCGCGGCCGGACTGA
- a CDS encoding hypothetical protein (KEGG: hla:Hlac_2309 hypothetical protein) — protein sequence MSDDTHSPDTGADGDGEFAERLEHARSLINDDATACYVGVVREGREIDSTFAQQAGDAQEEGMQALSLLASHLRLVADEADVDYATVAGDAATLAERLDEE from the coding sequence GTGAGCGACGACACACACAGTCCCGACACCGGGGCAGACGGCGACGGCGAGTTCGCCGAACGCCTCGAACATGCCCGCTCACTCATCAACGACGACGCCACCGCCTGTTACGTGGGTGTCGTCCGCGAGGGGCGGGAAATTGACTCCACGTTCGCCCAGCAGGCCGGCGACGCCCAGGAGGAGGGGATGCAGGCACTCTCGCTGCTGGCCTCCCACCTGCGGCTGGTCGCCGACGAGGCGGACGTCGACTACGCCACTGTCGCGGGTGATGCGGCCACGCTGGCCGAACGGCTCGACGAAGAGTAG
- a CDS encoding MoaD family protein (KEGG: hvo:HVO_2619 molybdopterin converting factor subunit 1~TIGRFAM: MoaD, archaeal~PFAM: ThiamineS), translating into MQWKLFADLAEAAGDRTVEVEFDGDTVGDALDALIEARPALSGRVLTEHGELRDHVNLLKNGTAVGRDEQVATGDELALFPPVSGG; encoded by the coding sequence ATGCAGTGGAAGCTCTTCGCTGACCTCGCCGAAGCGGCCGGCGACCGAACGGTCGAGGTTGAGTTCGACGGCGACACCGTCGGGGACGCGCTCGACGCGCTCATCGAGGCACGGCCGGCGCTCTCCGGGCGTGTCCTGACTGAACATGGTGAGCTCCGGGACCACGTCAATCTGCTCAAAAACGGCACCGCTGTCGGCCGCGACGAACAGGTTGCAACCGGCGACGAACTCGCGCTGTTCCCACCCGTCAGCGGCGGGTAA
- a CDS encoding TrkA-C domain protein (PFAM: Regulator of K+ conductance, C-terminal~KEGG: hvo:HVO_2618 TrkA-C domain-containing protein), with translation MLLQDFVRPANLMAGVTRSVALTVVAFVVAALVAVLYRWYFKERIPRGLSTLFGVATVALYLNTVGLLGQVIGTPTGGDPFDTSGVVFNLLTLFIAGLVTLPGRRAGDSLMSDIAAVSGVRELDRTVGTAVRKVGRVISVELPTAEEIEDIVSHDPVPAAVKGELGGKTLLFPRKDAAAIRDRLVTRIKEDYDVGYVDVELNADGDVTYLAVGSRIAGLGPTMGPGTCAVAIEADPVSDASPGDIVQVWTTGGPESPSPTEVASVPDAEQPAETAVAAAEPTPRRVAAAEVRAVAGDTVTLALDGADAESLSPDERYRLLTLPVTARADREFASLLRAADETFGVVSLPAESSLAGVTIGDLDATVVAVRRADGALDTIPDRDRRLAGGETVYALGRPDVLRGLEARAKGEPPEG, from the coding sequence ATGCTGCTGCAGGATTTCGTCCGCCCCGCGAATCTCATGGCAGGGGTCACTCGGTCGGTTGCGTTGACCGTCGTCGCCTTCGTCGTCGCCGCGCTGGTGGCAGTGCTCTACCGCTGGTACTTCAAAGAGCGCATCCCGCGCGGGCTCTCGACGCTGTTCGGGGTAGCCACCGTTGCGCTCTATCTCAACACGGTCGGCCTGCTCGGCCAGGTCATCGGGACACCCACCGGCGGCGATCCATTCGACACCAGCGGCGTGGTGTTCAACCTCCTGACGCTGTTCATCGCGGGGCTGGTCACGCTGCCGGGTCGGCGGGCTGGCGACTCACTGATGAGTGACATCGCGGCGGTCTCGGGCGTTCGCGAACTGGACAGGACGGTCGGCACCGCCGTCCGGAAAGTCGGCCGGGTCATCTCGGTCGAACTCCCGACTGCCGAGGAAATCGAGGATATAGTGAGCCACGACCCCGTTCCCGCGGCGGTCAAGGGCGAACTCGGCGGGAAGACGCTGCTGTTCCCCCGGAAGGACGCCGCCGCCATCCGAGACCGCCTCGTCACCCGTATCAAGGAGGATTATGACGTGGGCTACGTCGACGTGGAGCTGAATGCCGATGGCGATGTCACCTATCTCGCGGTCGGCTCGCGCATCGCCGGCCTCGGGCCGACGATGGGCCCCGGCACCTGTGCGGTCGCCATCGAGGCCGACCCGGTCAGTGACGCCAGCCCGGGCGATATCGTGCAGGTGTGGACCACTGGCGGACCAGAGAGCCCCTCCCCCACGGAGGTTGCCTCGGTCCCCGACGCCGAACAGCCAGCAGAGACGGCTGTCGCGGCTGCGGAACCGACCCCACGACGGGTGGCCGCTGCGGAGGTTCGGGCCGTGGCTGGTGATACTGTCACGCTCGCACTTGACGGGGCCGACGCCGAATCGCTCTCGCCTGACGAGCGCTACCGGCTGCTCACGCTTCCGGTGACGGCGCGGGCCGACCGGGAGTTCGCCTCGCTGCTCCGGGCGGCCGACGAGACGTTCGGTGTGGTTTCACTCCCGGCCGAGAGCTCGCTGGCGGGCGTCACCATCGGCGACCTGGACGCCACTGTCGTCGCGGTGCGGCGGGCTGATGGCGCTCTCGACACGATTCCCGACAGGGACCGAAGGCTTGCGGGTGGGGAGACGGTGTACGCGCTCGGCCGGCCGGACGTGCTCCGTGGACTCGAAGCCCGAGCGAAGGGCGAACCGCCTGAGGGCTGA
- a CDS encoding TrkA-C domain protein (PFAM: Regulator of K+ conductance, C-terminal~KEGG: hla:Hlac_1994 TrkA-C domain protein) has protein sequence MSQFPVQMLLGIYLGLVTGIIPALVAWTLGFAFKYLTSVSIPGFGVVVLALAIAGVNGGLLALNDKAITGSANGTAILIAIIVVLMLSLYAHAKGDQMGAAMPKRLTLKRLADRTLSSDVAEFVGGRGQVKLIVSGEVHDIEGYPPLPAGLRSELKAAALSFPADLPISELERRAAEQLRSEFDLGEVSVRLDERARATVSAAPPTAGLSKRVPHGQRAVSVSTLVPTGLASGDQISLRTPAGSYEGTVLSVATGGTAKPKEADATTDGGIDIAPAPTAATAAGGQSRIGVAVSRSAAEALLGTDVSRLVVHSRGERKEFELLSVLRRSGRRVRRLTVAADGALDGVGLGELEVRDNYGVVVLAVRRDGSWQLIPGGGFKPRAGEELYVVGTPSELDGFAEVVA, from the coding sequence ATGTCGCAGTTTCCCGTGCAGATGCTGCTGGGGATCTATCTCGGGCTCGTGACGGGCATCATCCCTGCACTCGTCGCCTGGACCCTGGGCTTTGCGTTCAAATATCTCACCAGCGTCAGCATCCCCGGCTTTGGTGTGGTCGTGCTCGCGCTGGCTATCGCTGGTGTCAACGGCGGGCTGCTGGCGCTCAACGACAAGGCTATCACTGGCAGCGCCAACGGCACCGCCATCCTCATCGCCATCATCGTCGTGCTGATGCTCTCACTCTATGCCCACGCCAAGGGCGACCAGATGGGCGCGGCGATGCCCAAGCGGCTCACGCTCAAGCGGCTGGCAGACCGCACACTCTCCTCGGACGTGGCGGAATTCGTCGGTGGCCGCGGGCAGGTGAAGCTGATTGTCTCCGGTGAGGTACACGACATCGAGGGTTATCCGCCGCTGCCTGCGGGACTGCGCTCGGAGCTCAAGGCCGCGGCGCTCTCATTCCCCGCGGATCTCCCGATTTCGGAGCTCGAGCGCCGGGCGGCCGAACAGCTCCGCTCGGAGTTCGACCTGGGGGAGGTCTCGGTACGACTGGACGAACGCGCTCGTGCGACCGTCTCGGCGGCGCCGCCGACGGCCGGCCTCTCGAAGCGCGTCCCGCATGGCCAACGCGCGGTGTCCGTATCGACGCTGGTGCCGACGGGGCTGGCCAGCGGTGACCAGATTTCGCTTCGCACGCCTGCGGGGAGCTACGAAGGGACAGTGCTGAGCGTGGCGACGGGTGGGACGGCCAAACCGAAGGAGGCCGACGCAACGACCGACGGCGGTATCGATATCGCACCTGCCCCGACGGCCGCGACGGCGGCGGGCGGACAGAGCCGGATTGGCGTCGCTGTCAGCCGGTCGGCCGCCGAGGCGTTGCTCGGGACGGACGTCAGCCGGCTGGTGGTCCACTCTCGAGGCGAACGGAAGGAGTTCGAACTGCTCTCGGTGCTTCGCCGGTCCGGGCGGCGCGTCCGCAGGCTCACCGTCGCTGCGGACGGCGCGCTCGATGGCGTCGGCCTCGGCGAACTCGAGGTGCGCGACAACTACGGCGTCGTCGTGCTCGCGGTGCGCCGGGACGGCAGCTGGCAGCTCATCCCCGGCGGGGGGTTCAAACCCAGAGCCGGCGAGGAGCTCTACGTCGTGGGGACGCCGTCGGAACTCGACGGGTTCGCGGAGGTGGTCGCGTGA
- a CDS encoding TrkA-N domain protein (PFAM: Regulator of K+ conductance, N-terminal; Ion transport 2~KEGG: hvo:HVO_2616 potassium channel-like protein), producing the protein MKFDREWVGARASVLLTFAVAILSVATGIVNISAPVAVTGPFAGYVPEVVRQTAGFSGTLTGFLMLAGAFQLRKGYRMGWYWTLVMLPVTAAQGLLQASQYSYPLVVFSTVTLLVVVMNRRAFTREMELSTTQLAAIGSLIAAQLYGTMGTYALREQFINVESLTDAFYFTLVTASTVGYGDVTPATDMARLFGMSVLLLSVASFAVTLGVVLTPAIEARLSSALGRMTEAQLDMLENHVLVLGYGELTESILEELEHKAQFVVITDDEAAVRRLASHNVHVLTADPSDEEPLREAGISRADAAIAATQNDADDALAILTARELNPDLHIAAGVTQRENVSKLKRAGADTVISPAAIGGHLLVASALGDEDSERQANALLGKLDGDS; encoded by the coding sequence ATGAAGTTCGACCGGGAGTGGGTCGGCGCGCGGGCGTCAGTCCTGCTGACGTTCGCCGTCGCCATCCTCTCGGTTGCGACCGGCATCGTCAACATCTCGGCACCGGTGGCGGTGACGGGGCCGTTCGCGGGCTATGTCCCCGAGGTCGTCCGCCAGACCGCGGGCTTCAGCGGCACGCTCACCGGCTTCCTGATGCTCGCCGGCGCGTTCCAGCTCCGAAAAGGCTACCGAATGGGCTGGTACTGGACGCTAGTGATGTTGCCAGTGACGGCCGCCCAGGGGCTGTTGCAGGCCAGTCAGTACTCCTACCCGCTGGTGGTGTTCTCAACGGTTACGCTGCTCGTCGTCGTGATGAACCGGCGGGCGTTCACCCGTGAGATGGAGCTCTCGACCACCCAACTGGCGGCCATCGGTTCGCTCATCGCCGCCCAACTCTACGGCACCATGGGCACCTACGCACTGCGCGAGCAGTTCATCAACGTCGAGAGCCTCACTGACGCGTTCTACTTCACGCTCGTCACCGCCAGCACTGTCGGCTACGGCGACGTGACGCCGGCCACGGATATGGCGCGGCTGTTCGGCATGAGCGTGCTGTTGCTCTCGGTGGCCTCCTTCGCGGTCACCCTGGGTGTCGTCCTCACCCCCGCAATCGAAGCCCGACTCTCCTCCGCACTCGGACGCATGACAGAAGCACAACTAGATATGCTCGAGAACCACGTGCTGGTTCTGGGCTACGGCGAACTCACGGAATCGATACTCGAAGAACTCGAACACAAGGCCCAGTTCGTCGTCATCACCGACGACGAAGCGGCAGTCCGGCGGCTGGCGAGCCACAACGTCCACGTCCTCACAGCCGACCCGAGCGACGAGGAGCCACTTCGCGAGGCCGGCATCAGCCGGGCCGACGCAGCCATCGCCGCGACGCAGAACGACGCCGACGATGCGCTGGCTATCTTGACCGCCCGCGAACTCAACCCTGACCTCCACATCGCGGCCGGGGTCACCCAGCGGGAGAACGTCAGCAAGCTCAAACGCGCCGGTGCCGACACCGTCATCAGCCCGGCTGCCATCGGCGGGCATCTGCTGGTCGCGTCAGCCCTCGGTGACGAGGATAGCGAGCGGCAGGCCAACGCGCTCCTGGGCAAGCTCGACGGCGACTCATAG